From the genome of Ancylothrix sp. D3o:
TTTGGTGAAACTTTCGATCGAGTGCGGGGATGCTTTAGGGAACAAAGCATTATCAATTCACTCGTACCTAAGCTTGATTCGGTGACAATTATTCGTGATATTAAAGGAAAAATAATACTTTTTTTGGAACCATTAGAAAACATTGAAGAATCAGAAATCACTGTTCTTAATACCTTTTTATCTACACAACTTGGACTTTACTATAGAAATGATATTTGGTTGCCCGTAGAAAAAGACGGTTATAAAGTTTTAATTGATACCATTAAAGCTGAAAGAGTGGTAGCATCTTGGGATGATGAATCAGTTTTGCCTCGCTGGTATATTCTGGAGCGTCACATTGCTAAACAGGCATGGACCGATCAGAACATAGGTACACCACCTTGGCGAGAAGATTTAGTCTATCAAAAGCATAAGCCTGCGCTCGTATCTTTTTTCTCTTTCAAAGGAGGTGTAGGACGAACCAGTACCCTGGTTGCTACTGCATTGACTTTAGCTCGTAACGGTCATCGAGTTGCCGTTGTTGACCTCGATTTAGAAGCACCAGGCTTGGCTACAATTTTTTCACCAAATGACTCCGATAATCTAGGGGTAATTGATTATTTATTGGAAAAGAAGATTCAAGAAAATAATTGGAAACTGCGTACTCATCTGAAACTAATTAATGAGCAGACTTTGCTAGGAGAGCATGGCGGAATCATCCAGTTACTTCCGGCGGGGACGATAGATGACAATTACTTGGAAAAATTAGCCCGATTGGACTTTCAAAACCTTGTGGATGGTGAACTGCAAAGTACAATGGTGGATATGTTAAAGGAATTAAACAACGAAGCACAACCATTAGATTTTATTTTGATGGATGCGCGGGCTGGTTTTCACGATATTGGTGGCTTGGCGATTACCGCTCTCTCCCATGCAGCGGTCATCTTTGGAACTCAATCACGCCAAAGTTGGGCTGGACTAACCCATGTTATTCGCCATTTAGCAAGTCCTGAAGTTGATGATCGTTTGCCGTTGATTCTTGTACATTCGATGGCTCCAGCGAGCGGAATATCAGGACGAGAAACAGAACTAACGAAATTTCGAGATCAAGCCTACAGTGTTTTTCAAGAAAACTATTACTGGGAAGATGAAACAGTCCCTGATCCTAACAATAGAGAAGAACCATTTTTTCCTGTCGTCGTGCCATATCAGGAGAGGCTACGCGGAGACATAGCTCTATTTTCTCGTCCCAACTCAACTACAGAAGAATCAGATAGACTGTCAGACCTCGTAAGGATAATGACTGATTCTCCTTATCAGGATATTGCAGAAAAATTATGTATACTTTTTGGACGTGAATTAAGAAATGTGTAGCAATTAAAACTATGAGTGAATTTAACAAACAAAAGCTCCTCGAATTAATAATGGATATTGCCCCTGGTCGGGGGACTGCTGAACACGAAAGCGATAATCAGGAGAAATTCTTAAAAAACTTTTTGCCTATAGCAGATTATCGTCTTGCTTTAGAACCAAATACATTATTAATACTAGGAGGTCGTGGAGTAGGAAAAACTGAATTATTCCGTTTACTCGCAATCCCTTCAGGACGAGAATCTTTGGTTGAAAGTTTGAAAATTAGATCCTTGCCTGACTTAAGCAAAACGACGTGGATAACTGGTTTTGGAAGGACTCGCAAAACAGAAAAGCGATTTCCAACACCAGAGAGTGTTGAAACGCAAATGGAGCGTGCTACAAATATTGAATGGCGTAGTTTCTGGATTGGTTTAATTTTAGGCGGGTTATTACAGCAAGAGAATTTTAAGTTCAAAGATTTACTTATTGAACAAATTGAACAAATAGACACAGAAATAGCCAACATTCTTAGAGATAACTCATCTCGCTTATCAATTTGGCAACCTATTGTCAATCAAAATCTTGAAAAATTTAATTCTGTCTTAGATAAATTAGATCAAAAACTCATTGAAACAGATAATTGGTTATTTGTCACTTATGATGAGTTAGATCGATTAGTTGCTTCCTATACTGCCTTAGCAAGTCCAATTCGTGAACTTTTAGCTTTGTGGCTCGATCGATGGCGACGTTGGGACAGAATACGACCCAAAATCTTTTTGCGTACCGATCTATTTCGAGAGGATTTTTTGAGTTTTCCTGATGCTTCCAAACTGCAAGCTCTTCAAACTCGATTGGAATGGAAACATTCATGGCTTTACCAACTTTTGGTAAAACGACTTGCGAACTCTGGTAATGAAATGACAGAATATTTGCAAAAAATCCCCCGGTTGATTATTGAAAACAAAACTGGCTTGGGTTGGACTGCAACATCAAATGAAAAATTGTTTGAAGAACTAATCGAAATGATGATTGGTAAGTATATGGGTGCTAATGCTAAAAAAGGAAACACCTATCGCTGGATTCCCAATCACCTTCAGGATGCTGGTGGTCGAATTGCGCCACGTTCTTTTCTCAAGTTATTTGCCTTAGCTGCACAAAGTCGAATAGAACAGCTATCTTTTTTTGAACAAAACACATTACTTTTGCAACCCTCTGACTTGCAGGGGGCTTTAATGAATACTTCAGATGATAGAATTCGGGAATTACAGGAAGAGTATCCTTGGCTAGAATCTCTCAAGATGAGCTTAGTAAATCTGAGAGCTCCCATGCAGCAGGAAATATTTTTAGAGGCGGTAAAGTCCACCAGATGGAGTCCTGAAAAACAACCACCTGTAACTAACCCTGAAGGAATTTTGCAATATTTACTTCAACTTGGAATTGTAGAAAGTCGTTCTGATGGAAAAATTAATATGCCTGAAATTTATTTATATGGATTTAAGGTTAAACGGAAAGGAGGGGTAAAACGTCCCAAATAGCATAAAAATAAAAATCAGGTCAAAGTACATTTAAAATATTGACTAGAACATTTCTATCACAGTTTTCTGGTGTCTAAAATCATAAGTTCTACCCCTTGACGACTAAAACTTTAGACGGCTATAAAACACTCGTTCCACATTCTCGACAACAGTAACATAAAGCATGACAATCGCCCCCATAACCAGCGTAGAACTCAACGGCAACGGTTGAAATCTGAGGAGGTTCTCAAAGGTGTCCAGGGAATGATTAGTGTCACTCGAACGGTCGCTAACTTTGCCATTAACAAGTATTTTCTGGGCTTACTATTGAAAATAGATTGGCGGGTACGAATGACTGGCACAACTATCGAAGCGGAGATTATAGACTCCATAAACCGGCCTGTTCTAAACTGTTCTGCTTGAGCGTGCAGCAGCAACAGCAACGTCCCCAATGCCAGGTAATTAAATATTGGGGTAAAGCAGAGAGGGTAGAGCCGAGGGAGATGTTACCGTTCCACCCCTCTCTTCCGAAACCGTGCTTGTGCTGAAACGCACATAGAGCTACTCAATGTACAATCCTTTTGTCATTAACGGATTTCTGACTGCCGTCAGCAGCAGTTTTTCCATCATGGCAATATCGATTCAGAGACAGAACTGAAATCACTACTAACAACCATCGGCTCTTTCACGTCCACCAGCCTTAGCGCAAAAGCCGAGTTCTCAAGCTCCACCAGTCCCTGGAGTCCCACTGGCCCCCGAACAACCACCGGCCCCTCAACATTCCCCCATACAGGCAGGCTCACCGGCCCCTCAACATCCAAGGGTTCAGTCAGATTCACCGGCCTCTCAACATCTACGGGTTCAGTCAGATTCACCGGCCTCTCAACATCTACGGGTACAAGCGAATTCCACCGGCTCCCAAACATCCACCGCTTTTAACGAGATCCACCGGCCCCTCGACATCCCTTACCGCTAGCAGGTTCACCGGCCTTATTAAATTCAAGGATGCCGGTGAGGTTCAAGGTGTCGGGGAAGTTGATGGTAGCGGGGAGGCCGATGGTGGCAGGGAGCCGGTGAGCAAGCGTGGTGTTGCTGGCGCTGGTGGAGACGGTGGTCGCTAGGAACCCTAGGAGGCTGGTGATGCCAGTGGTGTCGGTGGTATCGGCGAACCAAAAGAGGCTGGTGATGGCAGTGAGGTCGGTGAGGTCGGTGAGGCCGGTGAAGTTGGTGGAGACGGTGGTGGCGAAAACGCCGGTGGTGGTAAAGAGGCCGGTGATGTCCATTTTATCTATGCCGGCCTGGAACAGCCGTAAGTTTAAGCATTTCCAAGCATGACACCGGCCTCTTTACGTTCAAGAGCTTGCCTAGATTCACTAGCCCCCAAACATTCCACCGGCTTTCTTATATCCACCAGCACTGCCAGATTCACCGGCCCCTGAACATCCAAGGGCGCCACCGCAGAAATCGGTGTGTCAATGTAGTGTTTCAAGATCCAAGAACTCTATGACGTCCACATACCAATGAATCAAATCGGTTTTAAGTTGATTCTTAAGTGGCCTAATTTCATCAACTTAACAGGGCCAGTGATGCGATGGGTGTCTACTGAAGTGGCCATGAGTGTCGGTGGTATTGCGTAATTTGTTTATGTTTATTTGGGTGCCGGTGGGATACTGTATGGGCCGGTGTCCGCCTGGGGTGCCGATAATTTCCCCACAGAGGGGGGAGACTGGGTATCGACCCCGCAGCCACACCAATACCGCTCCTGAAATTATTGCTTTTTACGGACGAATTGAAGAATTAAGAAACTGGGTATGAACCCCGCAGCGACACCAATACCCCCGTAAATCAATTGTTGCTGCAATGTTCCTTCGTTGTCTCTAACTGAACGGGTGTTGTAGCTTCGTCCAGAGTAAATTTCTCGACTTCTTGTGGAGTTACAAAACATATCTCCGGGGCTGCAACTTCGAGAATAACCCTGCCCTGGAATGCTCTCATAGAGAGTGTAGGAAATGGGAGAAGCGAGGGTTACTCCAACAATTCCTCCAATAATTGAGCAGACTACGATGGGGATGAATGTTTTCATGTTCCTAATGTTTTTGATGAGGGTGAGTGTTGATTTGAATTGGGTTTGGAAAGGGTGATCGCTTCGCTAAAGTGACGGTTCCGCGTCATAATTCGCCCCCTCATTGTCCGAGGGATGAGCCCCTACCTTATCTTCTGTTCAAGGAACTACTAAACTATTAATAATTCGGCGAAAACCCTCTTCAAGGCAGATTTTCTTCGCACACAAGTAAGCACTAACTATCACATGGCCCCCTTGGGAAGGAATAGCAACATAAACCTGCTGATGCAGTTGGTTATCATCGACATATATAATAGAATTCCTCCCGGCAATGGTTTTACGGCCAATGACACGACCATAGAGTTCTTTTGTCGTCCATCTAATTTCAATTCCCTGCGGTATATTATCGGTTGGTGCGCCTCCTTCTTGAGCTAGGCATTGCATATACTGATAATTTACGTTATCAGTCACAAAATAATTGCCGTTGTTTTTGAGTATTACTCTATAATTAGATGGATAATCAAACCTATATCCAGGGGCAATGACCTGAGTTTTACTTGTAATTGCTGCCGGTTCTAAAGAATATTCTAGATATTGAAGACAGCGCAAACCCCTTAGTCTTCGTTGTGCTTGCGCTGGTGATTGTAGATAAACTGAAA
Proteins encoded in this window:
- a CDS encoding KGGVGR-motif variant AAA ATPase, whose amino-acid sequence is MTISFGETFDRVRGCFREQSIINSLVPKLDSVTIIRDIKGKIILFLEPLENIEESEITVLNTFLSTQLGLYYRNDIWLPVEKDGYKVLIDTIKAERVVASWDDESVLPRWYILERHIAKQAWTDQNIGTPPWREDLVYQKHKPALVSFFSFKGGVGRTSTLVATALTLARNGHRVAVVDLDLEAPGLATIFSPNDSDNLGVIDYLLEKKIQENNWKLRTHLKLINEQTLLGEHGGIIQLLPAGTIDDNYLEKLARLDFQNLVDGELQSTMVDMLKELNNEAQPLDFILMDARAGFHDIGGLAITALSHAAVIFGTQSRQSWAGLTHVIRHLASPEVDDRLPLILVHSMAPASGISGRETELTKFRDQAYSVFQENYYWEDETVPDPNNREEPFFPVVVPYQERLRGDIALFSRPNSTTEESDRLSDLVRIMTDSPYQDIAEKLCILFGRELRNV
- a CDS encoding P-loop ATPase, Sll1717 family; the encoded protein is MSEFNKQKLLELIMDIAPGRGTAEHESDNQEKFLKNFLPIADYRLALEPNTLLILGGRGVGKTELFRLLAIPSGRESLVESLKIRSLPDLSKTTWITGFGRTRKTEKRFPTPESVETQMERATNIEWRSFWIGLILGGLLQQENFKFKDLLIEQIEQIDTEIANILRDNSSRLSIWQPIVNQNLEKFNSVLDKLDQKLIETDNWLFVTYDELDRLVASYTALASPIRELLALWLDRWRRWDRIRPKIFLRTDLFREDFLSFPDASKLQALQTRLEWKHSWLYQLLVKRLANSGNEMTEYLQKIPRLIIENKTGLGWTATSNEKLFEELIEMMIGKYMGANAKKGNTYRWIPNHLQDAGGRIAPRSFLKLFALAAQSRIEQLSFFEQNTLLLQPSDLQGALMNTSDDRIRELQEEYPWLESLKMSLVNLRAPMQQEIFLEAVKSTRWSPEKQPPVTNPEGILQYLLQLGIVESRSDGKINMPEIYLYGFKVKRKGGVKRPK